The Thermoplasma sp. Kam2015 DNA segment TAAAAGACCGGCATCTATGTTTTACATATGGTTTGCATCGAATCTTACAGTGGGGGATTTTGCGGTTGGGTTTATACCGGTTTACCTTGGGCTTCCGATAATCTATTCCGTTATGGCGATAGTTATAGGTACGGTCGCAGGTGGAATAATGCTTTCCTATATGAGTCAACTTGGCGTTATATACAGGGTGCCACAGATGTACATGGGAAGGGCACCATTTGGAACGATTGGTGGATCACTTCTATCAATATTGCAGTGGGGAAACACAGCAGGCTGGCTTACGGTAAATGTGATCCTGGCTTCACTTGCCATATATGAGATTATGAAGATCCCCTACTATTTGATTATAATGTCAATAGTGATCGCAGTGGCTCTGACCGCTTTGATAGGATACAGGGCGATAAGAATACTTGAAAGATCCATGTCTTATGTTCTCGGGATACTGTTTGTGTTTCTCATCATATTCTTGATATACTCTCACTTCTCCATATCTTATCCTTATGCCCCCGTTTTAGATATCCCTTCTGCATTTGGCATCACATTTGCATCAGCCTTCTCATACATAATGTCATGGGGGCCATATGCCGCTGATTATTCAAGGCATGTTCAGCTGATGAAACCCTCCAGGATAATCTTCTATTATACTCTGCTCGGTTCAGTCATTGCATCCGTATTTGCTGAAATTGTAGGCATGTTGGTTTCTGCGGCTTCAGGTAATCCCTCAGGATCGCCGGCTGCAGATCTCTCAATGTTGATGAATAAATATGCTCTCATAGGCATGCTGGCATTATTCCTTGGCGGGATCGCTGCCAATGCAATTAACCTTTATTCTAATTCTCTGGCGTTTCTTTCAATAGGATTTAGGTCAGAGAGATGGGTGGCCATCATCGTTGCATCCATATTTTCATTTGCGATGGGTATATTGGGATTTTTCAGGTTCTATGGTTTTTATGAAACCTTCCTGTTCATACTTGATTACTGGATAACCCCATGGATAGGCATAATGATAGCTCATTTCTTCATGGTTCGGAAACTTAATCCTGAACGATTCAACGATCTGCCAAGACTGGTGAAGCCAGGCATATATGCGTATCTGATCTCGATAATAGTTTCGATTCCGTTCATGGCTCCAGCAGGTATAATAAGCATGCCAGTTGCTGCACTTCTCCATGGAGTAGATATAAGCTATTTCGTCTCATTCTTCCTAGCTATGATCCTCTATCTCTATTTTTCAAAATTATCGGTCCGTCAAGGAAACATACAGACCACCGTAAAAAATATCCGATAAGTTTTTTAATGTTACACCATAACGCCTCTCTGAATGATACTTAACGATGAAACAATAATTGATATGGTTGCCAAGGGATTTCTCATTTCAGAGAATTTTGAAATAAAATCGCTGACACCCAACGGCTATGATCTACGTATTGATATTATAGACGTTGATGGAAAGCAATATTCAAAAGCCGACATACCTGCCATGAAGCATTTTCTTGTATCAACCATGGAAACGCTCAATATGCCTGAAGATGTTGTTGGGATGATCTGGACAAGATCAACGTTCGCACGAAAGGGAATATTTGGATCCTTTGGTGCTATAGATGCAGGATATCATGGAAATCTAACTCTATCTTTTTTCAATGCAGATGGCCCGATTGAACTGAATAAGGGTGATAGAATTGCGCAGATGCTTTTCGTCAAAATGAACGAAAGAGCCAAGATTCCCTATTATAAAAGATCCGGCAATTATCAGCATTCTCAGGGAATCATTAAGGAGCCATTGAAGGCTAAATCAGATTGATGGAACTGCAAAACAATCTAAGATTTTAAGATTTGTATATTTCAAAATTGGATGGATAAAAATATTAATTATGCAATGATAACGACTTATGGAAACTAAGAAACCGTCAGAATCAGAGACTTATGTTGAAAGAATGGTACTGCCGGAGGACATGGATATTTATGAATATCTTTATGGTGGCAGGCTGGTTGAATGGATAGACAACTGCGCCTCAATAGTAGCTACAAAGCACTGCAGAAAGAGAACAGTCACTGGCAGTATAGACTCCTTGTTTTTCCTGCTCCCAATACATCTGGGCGATATGGTCATATTGCATGGATACATAAATTACACCACAAAATCCACCATGGAAATCGAAATAGACGTCATCAAGGAAGAAGGTTTAACCGGAATAAGGAGATATGCTACAAAGGCCTACCTTACCTATGTTGCGATAGATTCCGATGGTAGGCCCACTGAGATACCACAAATCGCACCGGAGACTGAGGAAGAAAAGAAGAGATTTCAGGATGCTGAAAAGAGAGCTGAAGAGAGAAGAAAGCGTCTTGAAACGATAAAGCAGCAGCTGGCAAATATGATACCATGAAATACATATTTATATTACAATGCAGATTTAATTAAATCTCTAAAATTTTAACATGTGCGGATGCGCACCATATTGGTTCATCATGTTCAACGCATCAAATCATTCTGCTATTTCCATGCAAAGTGAAATATTTGCGGAAGATAGTCAGTAAAGTATATTATATATCTATGCCTTTGAAATGACGATCCATTTTTATGATACTTTGATATGCTGAAAAATTCTCACTACCGGATCGATCATTAAGAAGTTTTATATTTTTTCATGGCATTCGCCCATCATACCTGTCTCATAACCAAATGCATGTATGTTTAACGTATGAAATGTTAGTTTGAGCAGGTAATGGAGATACAAGGGGTGGTGGCATGGATCAGAATCTTTTCAATGAAGTGATGTACCTTCTAGACGAACTATCTCAGGATATAACAGTACCCAAAAATGTAAGGAAGGTTGCTCAGGATTCAAAGGCTAAGCTGTCTCAGGAAAATGAAAGTCTTGATTTAAGATGTGCGACCGTTCTTTCCATGCTGGACGAAATGGCTAATGATCCGAATGTTCCAGCTCATGGCAGAACCGACCTCTATACCATAATAAGCAAGCTGGAGGCCCTCTCAAAGAGTTGAAGTTTTTAATTATCAATGTCTGAAAATATCGAATAACTCTAACATTCGAAAATGTATGATCGTCCAAATAAAATTATTGTTCAGATTTGAAATCTCAATTTGGTTATAATTTTCATCGCTATTTTGGCTGCATTTTTAGAAGAACGTTAAGTGTCTGGGAAGCTTTTGGATTTATAAAGAAGTTAGGAGTTTGAGGGAAGCAGTAAAACTCTCTCTTCGGACAGGAGATACACGGACTTCCTTCAATGGAAATATTTATAGATCGTCTTCCCATATTTTTTTTGTATCATCCATGAAAACCAAGTGGATGATAACTGAATAGGATCGATGAGATCCGAATACAAGCCTGTGGAGATCGCAACCTCCGTAACCCTTCTTCCAGACGTGATCCGAAAGAAAGTTTCCAATGACGGGAAACTGCGATATGGCAGTAGGGGGATCGAGTTTGATAGTTGAAGCAGGAAGATCCGAAGCTTGAGCTGAGGAGTAGCTCACCTAATTAATTCGGTGGCAGGAGTCTGTACATTTTTCTATTCGAAGGAAGATATTTACTGCATTCGCCAAGCCCATAGCATTTCATAAGCGTGTCTGAATCATGTCCTAGTTTGTATCGAATCGATTGTGTGTAACCGACCGATCAAAAAGTATATATAGGTCATTATTTAAAAAAGCTAAATATTTATAGAAATATAATATTATGGTACGATGAACATGGTTCTGAGCGAAGATGCTGAGAAACTGGCTAAATATCTGATGATTGCGGATATACCGAGGAGCGTAGCATACACGCTTGTCTATATGAGAGATAAAGACGAGGTTACCAGCGTAGAAATAGAGAGGGAAACCGGCCTCAGGCAGCCAGAGGTCTCTATTGCGATGCAATGGTTGCGTAGGAAAGGGTGGATTACCAAACGAAATATGAAAAAGGAAGGAAAGGGCAGACCTATTCATGGATACAGGCTCTCGAAATCTTTCAATGAGATCCTTGAAGAGATCATTCAGGATCTTAGCAAGAAGATAAATGAGATAAACTACAACATAGAACAGCTGAAAAATTATAGAAAATAATCATCAAAATGAACATACATAAAAAATCAATTTTTTAAATTGGGCTGGAAGTTGTTTTTCTTATCTTTGTGAGATATACCTAAACTGAATCCTCGGATCTTCCTTTCATCGAAGAGACCTCTACCCTTCCGGACATCCGTACAAGCCATATATCTCTATAAACACAGAGGTGAATTCAGATCTCATCGATCCCGCTCAAGTATCATTCTATTAAGGGAAGTCCATGCATCTCATCGCTGAAGCATTTGAGAGTTACAGATTCCCCAAAATACATAAACTTCCTTTAAATAAAATAAGAAATTTGACTTTCCATAGGGAAAATTAATTAATCACAAATGTGATCCCCAATTTAATGAACCGAAGGATATTATCAGCCTTAGCAGTTATAACATTTGCCGCACTTATGATAAGGCTGATACCATCGATGACCAGCTACGGATGGGGTAATGACTTCGGTATCTATTATTATATAACGCAAGACTATATTAAATCAAGGCTTCTGGTGATTGATGTACCTTCTCAGTGGGGTACATCAGGATATGGATCATTTCCTGTGATGTATTGGATAATTTCATTAATATACTTTATTACAGGTATAAAATGGCATCTTCTGCTGAAATTTGTACCTCAATTCTTCGGATCACTGACCGTGGTGTTGATATTTTTCATAACAAGAGAAATAACAAAGGACGATCGGATGTCGCTCGTTGCGGCCGCATTCCTGGCCGTTAATCCCGTTCAGGCATATCAGACGTCCTTATCTTCTATACTTGTCTTCGGTCATTTTTTCGGGCTTCTGACCGTGCTATCTCTTTTGATATCCCTGAGAAAGAGATACTTCCTGTTCCTTGCTTCCATTTTCGGGATACTGCTGGTGATGTCGCATCAGCTATCCACATTCATGTATCTCCTGGAAATGATCGGTATACTGGTCTATCTGAAGATATCTAATGGATCTCTCGAAAGAAGGTATATATATTTCATATACGGATTTTCGGCTTTCATGTTTGCCTACTGGTTCCTGAATGTAGCCAATACTCCTGGTTTTATTACTGGAGGAGCCGAGGGTCTTCCATGGTATGTGGTGATTGCATTATACTTTTTGATCATCGGCATCTTCTTTAGCATACCAGCGAAATATACATCCGCAATTCGCAATATGCTCTATATTCTGAAACCCATGGATAAGAAATTCACTGCTCCACTTTTTGTTTCCCTATCTTTCGTAGTGCCAAGCATAGCTGTATTCATCTATCAGAGATATATAGTGAATTTAAGCGGAACATCATTCTTAGTGTTCATACCCATACTGCTTTCTGTAAGCCTGGCTGCATATGGTTATATAATCTCATGGAAAAAGTACAGAATCCTTCTGGGCATGTTGTCTCTGCTTCTCATTACGGCCATATATGCATCATTGACTATGAGCACGGTACTGTTGCCGGGTAGATTTTTCGAGTACATATTCGAGGTACTCTCGATATATGACGGCATAGCGATAGTGAGCTATCTTGATTCAAAGAAGCCTAGGGAGATCAGGATAGAGTATAAGATAAAATCAACAAAGCCGTCTCCAGTGGTGGTTGGGCCCTCTATTGGTATAAGCGTGACTGCTCCAAATATATATTATTACCCCACCGCATCGGCGACGGAGAGTGCTAAGTTCTACTATCAGAAGAAGAAATACAGTGCTTCGCAGATCCTTATATCTGTGGTTATGATAGTTATAATAGCCGGATCAGCTGGTTCAGTATATCCATTTGGCCATGTTGTTGTGCCATCTGGTACCCAGACGATATCATATCAGGATTACTATGCTATAGAATGGATAGATTCCCACGTGAATAAAAATTACAGTGTGCTATCAGATCATAGGCTTGGTCTGCTGATAGAAGCTGATAATATAAGCGATCCTTTTGAATACGCTTCATATGTATGGAATTCTACAGATTATCCAATCATTATTCAGGAGCTTTCTGGAAATTTCAAAAATCATACGGCTAAACCGATAGAATTCATTCTTATTGATAATTATATGTATACATACGGTGTATGGGGATATGAAGGTGCAATAAATCCAGACAGACCGCCAATTAAATTCACAAATGAGACATTCCTGAAATTCATGTATGAGCCTTTCATACCGGTCTACTTCAATATATCACTTGACAAAACTCAGTGGGCCCTTGTGCTGCAGGTAAACTGGACGTACATTGATGATCATTATCACGTAAATATAAGCGCCCCACCCTTGATAAATTCATCGATCTCACTGAATGTGCCATACATCCTCAATTCCATAAATCCAGATCTTGTTGCCACCTACTCAAAATACAGCCAGCAATGATATTTATCGACGTTCGTTTATTCATCTTATCTATACATCCCCAGAGGATGCTCGGAAATCAATGTAGATTAGTGGGCTATACCTAAACTGACTCCTCGGATCTTCCTTTCATCGAAGGATCTCTATCTTTCCGGACATCCGTACAAGCCATATATCTCTATAAACACAGACGTGAATTCAGATCTCATCGATCCCGCTCAAGTATCATTCTATTAAGGGAAGTCCATGCATCTCATCGCTGAAGCATTTGAGAGTTACAGATTCCCCAAAATACATAAACTTCCTTTAAATAGTTAGATTGCAAACTGTATTGAAGCGATTACAATGAATTATATAGAAAGTATATGTCTAGCATTCTGCAAAATAATATGTATTGTTTTGCAATAATATGGTATGCCATTCGAAAACGAAAACACATACCTGAGGATGGTGGAAGCAGGCAAAGAAGAGGAGTTCCACAGAAAATATGAGGCGGCTCTGAAGGAGGCTGAAACTCTTTTCCATAAGGAATATCCCAATATAATAGCTGATGATGTTGTCGAGAGCAAAAAAATCAAAGATATAAGCCCAATAGATGGAAGTGAGATCGCTACCTTCCAGCTCGCATCTGAGGAATCTGTCAATCGTGCCGTAGAGATGCTTCACCGGTCATACAAAGGCTGGTATAACCTCGGTTATATGAAGAGAGCTATGACTTTTTTGAAAGCAGCTGATATGCTCAGTGAACAGAAGTTCAAATTTGCAGCCATACTGACCTATGAGAACGGCAAGAATAGATACGAGGCAATTGGAGATGTGGATGAAGCCATAGATTTCATGCGTTTCTATGCCATCAATCTCATAGAGAACCAGGGATTCATAAAACTGACGGGAAAGGCGTACAAGAACGAAGAATCTATGAGCGTCATGAAACCATATGGCGTCTTCGGTGTGATATCGCCATTCAACTTCTTTTCTATCGGAGTCGGAATGAGTTCCGGGCCACTTGTAACAGGAAATGCTGTGATACTCAAGCCAAGTAGCGACATACCGCTTTCGCTATATCTGTGGGTTCGCCTGATGCATGAAGCTGGAGTTCCGAAGGAGGTTCTGGCCTACGTTTCAGGATCCGGTGGAATAGTTGGAAGACACATAGTTGAAAGCAAAAAGGTTGCGGGTATTGTCTTCACAGGATCAAGGGATGTTGGTTTGGATATCCAGAGAAAATCAATAGATAACGGACCGAAGGTAGTTATAACTGAAATGGGCGGCAAGGATGCCATAATAGTTTCAAATAAGGCCGATCTAGATAAGGCTGTTGAAGGTGTGGTCAGGGCTGCCTTTGGTTTCGCTGGTCAAAAATGCAGTGCATGCTCGCTTCTCTATGTCCATAAGGATGTGTACGACGAATTCATGAAGCGTCTGAAGACCAGGACTGAGCAGATAAAGCCAGATGATCCAAGAAAGAGGGAAACATTCCTGAATCCTGTCATAAACAAGGAAGCTTATGATAAATTCATCTCCCTCAAGCCAGAATACAATAAGGGGAAAATACTTACGGGTGGACATGAACTCAAGAGGCCAGGCTTCTACGTGGAGCCAACCATTGTCACCGATCTTCCCAGAGATGCATACATAGCCAGAAATGAGATATTCCTGCCAGTTCTGAGCGTATTCAAATGCAATAGCATAGAGGAGGCCGTGGATGATATAAACAGCATGGATTACGGGCTCACGGGAGGAATATTCACTGAAGATCCAAAGGAAATTCAGTACTACTTCGACAATGTTGAGGTAGGCGTGCTCTATGCGAACAGGAAAAGTGGAGGATCTACCGGCGCAATGGTTGGTTCCCAGCCATTCGTTGGATGGAAGCTGAGCGGCGTATCAGGCAAGGGTACCGGTTCGTACTACTATCTGATGCAGTTCCTGAGGGAGCAGGCACAGACAATAGCCCATTGAAATCATGAAATAATTTTATTCTCATTTTTGCATACCCTCAATATTGTTTAGTCGGAAATCACCCATAATTGTTACCTCAAACATCATAAACGCCATCGCTGGATATCTTGGACTCTTCTTCATTACGAGATATATTGGCATAACAATCTGGGGGTTTGTGGCCTTCGGTATGGGTTTCACGGGTATATTCTCCCTGGCCACCGAACTGGGCTTCACTTCTGCTTACACAAAGAGCGTGTCTGAAGGCTATGATGTCAGGGATGCAACGAGCACATTCTTTGCAGTCAAGCTGCTTCTGGCTGTTTTCTTCGTGATAATAACTATATCCGCACTCATTATATGGACGGACGTACTTCATCGTGGTTTTCAGAATCCAATTGAATACTGGGTGATCATAGCCCTTATACCGTACTACTTTTCAGGCACACTTCTATCGATACCGAGGTCATACTATGCCTCCACATTTTCACCTTACAGACAGGTGCTCCCCTCAATAACGGAGGCTATACTGAGAAATACGTTCTTCATTCTGATAGGAATATTCTACTATTTCAGGATATGGAGATTTCCGGATGCAGACGTTGCAGTTATCATCGCGTCCGTCTATTCCATTACCTACACCATATATTTCCTTTTTATGATGCATCTGGGGAGGCCATGGCATCTTCAGAGACCAAGCCTATCAACGTTGAAGTACTTCGCTGCAGTAGCTATACCTCTGGCCGCGACAAGCGGTATAGCCACCATAAATGGAAATATAGACAAGGTCATAATACAGTTCTACTGGCATGCAGACGCGACCAGCGCACTTTACACCTCGCAGATAATCGGAACGGCTTTGATATCCTTCTCAGGTGCAATCACTGGATTCTTCCTGCCCATACTGGCAAGAAGGTATAAAAAAATAGATATGACCTATGATTCCTACGATCTGGAACGATATGTATCACTCTTCATTCTCCCTTTTGTGATTGTGCTTTCTGTATTTTCCATCTATTTCCTCAATATTTTCAGTGGTGGATACAGGGTTTATTCCGACATACTGGTCTTCGTAGCGCTTGGAAATTACATATCCATCATTACTTCTCCCTTCACCTCTGCAGTGGTGGCAAGTGGGAAAACTTGGAATATAGCAAAGATAACGACGCCTTCAATATTGGCTAACATAGCGCTCAACTTCCTGTTCGTACCCAGATCAGTCTTTGGATTTACCGGTTTTTCTATGGGCCCAGCTGGAACGGTATTCGCATCATTTCTCACAGCGCTGGCTGACTACATAGTGTATCGTTATCTATATTTTCGCGTGGAAGGAAGAAATGACATGGGAATAATTAGACAGATAATCCCAGCACTATCCGAGCTTGCAGTAGGCTATGCCATAATAAAGATAATAAAGCCCTATCCTTTCATTGAACTGTTGGGATCTTCACTTCTGCTCATTCTTGTTTTCTTCCTCGTTGCGATCGCCATAAGGGAGATCACAGGAGCAGAGATACTTGAGTTTTTAAAGAATCTGAATCCCATAAATATTCCCAAGAATATCAGGGAGGAAAGAGAATCGGATAAAAAATGATTTAACCGCCCGCTTAATGTTCAAATGTTGATCAGCGTCTATCCTGTTTTAGTCTATCTATTATCTCGCCAATAGCAACATCATTCTTTATCTTCTTTATTCTGATCTTCACCGTTTCACCCTTCTTCGCACCAGGCACAAATATGGTATAGCCCTTGTAGGTGGATCTTCCTTCACCGGAGCTACCAACTTCTGTTATTTCTACAACGTATTCCTTGCCCTCTTCTATTGTTTCATCTTCTTTTACCTCTCTTACGGAATGTATTGGGTGCTGCGCACCGCATGCTTTGCAAACAAGTAGCGATATTCTCCCAGACTTCTGAATCTCAGTGTCAAGCGAACCGCATTCGTAACATCTGACATAGGTATTGATGTACTCGTTCATCTTATCCAGAAGTTCCTCCAGCGTAAGCTTGCGATTTATAATTAGCCTTCTTCCATTCTGTACTATATTGGTGCCGAACTCCCTAGTGAGGAATTTGATTATATGCTCTGGATCTCTGTTTATGATATCAACTATGTCCTGAAAGTTTCTAATTATCGTGGCCTTTCCTTCCCTTATTATTTCGGGTTCTGGAATCTTCAATCGATCGATATTCTTTGTTGAACTTGAAAGGACATTTTTTGCTTTTTCTAAAAGCTTCTCATAATCATCAGTCATACATGCCGTATGTAAACGTTAAATATTAACTTGAACCATCGTTATATGAGAATACGGATGAGATGTATAGGATACTTATATGCAAAAATTAAATAATATCTTTTTCCATAAAATGTACAAATGTCAGTACATGGTAGAAAAATT contains these protein-coding regions:
- a CDS encoding UPF0147 family protein, which codes for MDQNLFNEVMYLLDELSQDITVPKNVRKVAQDSKAKLSQENESLDLRCATVLSMLDEMANDPNVPAHGRTDLYTIISKLEALSKS
- the dcd gene encoding dCTP deaminase, which codes for MILNDETIIDMVAKGFLISENFEIKSLTPNGYDLRIDIIDVDGKQYSKADIPAMKHFLVSTMETLNMPEDVVGMIWTRSTFARKGIFGSFGAIDAGYHGNLTLSFFNADGPIELNKGDRIAQMLFVKMNERAKIPYYKRSGNYQHSQGIIKEPLKAKSD
- a CDS encoding ArsR family transcriptional regulator, with the translated sequence MNMVLSEDAEKLAKYLMIADIPRSVAYTLVYMRDKDEVTSVEIERETGLRQPEVSIAMQWLRRKGWITKRNMKKEGKGRPIHGYRLSKSFNEILEEIIQDLSKKINEINYNIEQLKNYRK
- a CDS encoding cytosine permease, with the protein product MNTEHEFGSDINSKNFLKDKLDIESDKRPASMFYIWFASNLTVGDFAVGFIPVYLGLPIIYSVMAIVIGTVAGGIMLSYMSQLGVIYRVPQMYMGRAPFGTIGGSLLSILQWGNTAGWLTVNVILASLAIYEIMKIPYYLIIMSIVIAVALTALIGYRAIRILERSMSYVLGILFVFLIIFLIYSHFSISYPYAPVLDIPSAFGITFASAFSYIMSWGPYAADYSRHVQLMKPSRIIFYYTLLGSVIASVFAEIVGMLVSAASGNPSGSPAADLSMLMNKYALIGMLALFLGGIAANAINLYSNSLAFLSIGFRSERWVAIIVASIFSFAMGILGFFRFYGFYETFLFILDYWITPWIGIMIAHFFMVRKLNPERFNDLPRLVKPGIYAYLISIIVSIPFMAPAGIISMPVAALLHGVDISYFVSFFLAMILYLYFSKLSVRQGNIQTTVKNIR
- a CDS encoding aldehyde dehydrogenase family protein is translated as MPFENENTYLRMVEAGKEEEFHRKYEAALKEAETLFHKEYPNIIADDVVESKKIKDISPIDGSEIATFQLASEESVNRAVEMLHRSYKGWYNLGYMKRAMTFLKAADMLSEQKFKFAAILTYENGKNRYEAIGDVDEAIDFMRFYAINLIENQGFIKLTGKAYKNEESMSVMKPYGVFGVISPFNFFSIGVGMSSGPLVTGNAVILKPSSDIPLSLYLWVRLMHEAGVPKEVLAYVSGSGGIVGRHIVESKKVAGIVFTGSRDVGLDIQRKSIDNGPKVVITEMGGKDAIIVSNKADLDKAVEGVVRAAFGFAGQKCSACSLLYVHKDVYDEFMKRLKTRTEQIKPDDPRKRETFLNPVINKEAYDKFISLKPEYNKGKILTGGHELKRPGFYVEPTIVTDLPRDAYIARNEIFLPVLSVFKCNSIEEAVDDINSMDYGLTGGIFTEDPKEIQYYFDNVEVGVLYANRKSGGSTGAMVGSQPFVGWKLSGVSGKGTGSYYYLMQFLREQAQTIAH
- a CDS encoding translation initiation factor IF-2 subunit beta, which translates into the protein MTDDYEKLLEKAKNVLSSSTKNIDRLKIPEPEIIREGKATIIRNFQDIVDIINRDPEHIIKFLTREFGTNIVQNGRRLIINRKLTLEELLDKMNEYINTYVRCYECGSLDTEIQKSGRISLLVCKACGAQHPIHSVREVKEDETIEEGKEYVVEITEVGSSGEGRSTYKGYTIFVPGAKKGETVKIRIKKIKNDVAIGEIIDRLKQDRR
- a CDS encoding oligosaccharide flippase family protein, whose product is MFSRKSPIIVTSNIINAIAGYLGLFFITRYIGITIWGFVAFGMGFTGIFSLATELGFTSAYTKSVSEGYDVRDATSTFFAVKLLLAVFFVIITISALIIWTDVLHRGFQNPIEYWVIIALIPYYFSGTLLSIPRSYYASTFSPYRQVLPSITEAILRNTFFILIGIFYYFRIWRFPDADVAVIIASVYSITYTIYFLFMMHLGRPWHLQRPSLSTLKYFAAVAIPLAATSGIATINGNIDKVIIQFYWHADATSALYTSQIIGTALISFSGAITGFFLPILARRYKKIDMTYDSYDLERYVSLFILPFVIVLSVFSIYFLNIFSGGYRVYSDILVFVALGNYISIITSPFTSAVVASGKTWNIAKITTPSILANIALNFLFVPRSVFGFTGFSMGPAGTVFASFLTALADYIVYRYLYFRVEGRNDMGIIRQIIPALSELAVGYAIIKIIKPYPFIELLGSSLLLILVFFLVAIAIREITGAEILEFLKNLNPINIPKNIREERESDKK
- a CDS encoding acyl-CoA thioesterase — its product is METKKPSESETYVERMVLPEDMDIYEYLYGGRLVEWIDNCASIVATKHCRKRTVTGSIDSLFFLLPIHLGDMVILHGYINYTTKSTMEIEIDVIKEEGLTGIRRYATKAYLTYVAIDSDGRPTEIPQIAPETEEEKKRFQDAEKRAEERRKRLETIKQQLANMIP